The following proteins are co-located in the Ensifer sp. WSM1721 genome:
- the ggt gene encoding gamma-glutamyltransferase — MRNFEHPGRSLAVGRSGIAATSHPMATLTAIDILKSGGKAIDAAVAACAVQCVVEAGSTGIGGDCFALLAPNGSDQVIAYNGSGRTPAAAAFKWFKDQGISEIARSSPHAVTIPGAVDAWTRLVADHGRMSMADILAPAIALARNGYAITPRVAADISHQRAMLTLDSSTRRIFLDNDEAPAVGSIQRQPELAETLSAIGKHGRDAFYRGDVAEDMVSYLQALGGLHTIEDFASAAGEYVAPVSATYRGWTVHECPPNGQGIIALMILKILERFTPSGHPLNADNLHIEVEATRLAYAARERWLADAAISDVPVDFLLSDELADELASKINLDQACDASGFIDGVEHSDTVYISVVDKDRNAVSFINSIFHPYGSGLMAPKSGVLFHNRGQSFVLTEGHPNAIGPRKRPMHTIIPGMVTRNGKAALSFGVMGGHYQAMGHAHFLSKLFDYGMDMQAAIDLPRLFPLPGTTTIEAEEAIRNAIGANLEGRGFKVIPPKWAIGGAQAVWIDHQHGTLLGASDHRKDGCALGY, encoded by the coding sequence ATGCGGAACTTCGAACATCCCGGGCGCTCGCTTGCCGTTGGCCGCAGCGGCATCGCTGCAACCTCACATCCCATGGCAACCTTGACCGCTATCGACATCCTGAAAAGCGGCGGCAAGGCCATCGATGCGGCGGTGGCGGCCTGTGCGGTCCAGTGCGTGGTCGAGGCCGGCTCCACAGGTATCGGCGGCGATTGCTTCGCGTTGCTGGCACCCAACGGAAGCGACCAAGTGATCGCCTATAACGGGTCGGGTCGCACGCCCGCCGCCGCTGCCTTCAAGTGGTTCAAGGACCAGGGAATTTCGGAGATCGCGCGGTCGTCGCCTCACGCGGTGACCATCCCAGGCGCCGTCGATGCCTGGACGCGACTGGTCGCAGATCATGGGCGCATGTCCATGGCGGACATCTTGGCGCCGGCGATCGCGCTTGCGCGGAACGGCTACGCCATCACGCCGCGCGTTGCCGCCGACATTTCGCATCAGCGCGCGATGCTCACACTCGATTCATCGACACGCCGCATTTTCCTCGACAACGATGAAGCTCCCGCAGTCGGATCGATTCAGCGTCAGCCGGAGCTTGCTGAGACTTTATCGGCCATCGGCAAGCACGGGCGGGACGCATTTTATCGCGGCGACGTCGCAGAAGACATGGTCTCTTATCTCCAGGCGCTCGGCGGTCTGCACACCATTGAGGATTTCGCCTCCGCCGCCGGAGAATACGTTGCTCCTGTCAGCGCGACCTATCGTGGATGGACGGTGCATGAATGCCCTCCCAATGGGCAAGGCATCATTGCTCTTATGATCCTCAAGATTCTCGAACGTTTCACTCCGTCGGGTCACCCTCTAAATGCCGACAACCTGCACATCGAAGTCGAGGCGACCCGCCTCGCCTATGCTGCGCGCGAACGGTGGCTGGCGGACGCGGCAATATCAGACGTGCCGGTCGATTTTCTTTTGTCGGACGAGCTCGCCGACGAGCTTGCCTCGAAGATCAACCTGGACCAGGCTTGCGACGCCAGCGGTTTCATCGATGGTGTCGAGCATTCGGACACGGTCTACATCTCCGTGGTCGACAAAGATCGCAATGCCGTCAGCTTCATCAATTCCATTTTCCACCCCTACGGCAGCGGCCTGATGGCCCCGAAATCGGGAGTGTTGTTCCACAACCGCGGCCAGAGTTTCGTGCTGACGGAGGGGCATCCGAACGCGATCGGTCCGCGCAAGAGGCCGATGCACACGATCATTCCAGGAATGGTCACGCGAAACGGCAAAGCGGCCCTCTCATTCGGCGTGATGGGCGGCCACTATCAGGCCATGGGACATGCGCACTTTCTGTCGAAGCTGTTCGACTATGGCATGGATATGCAAGCGGCAATCGACCTTCCTCGTCTGTTCCCCCTCCCCGGCACCACGACGATCGAAGCCGAGGAAGCAATTCGAAACGCGATCGGCGCAAACCTCGAGGGCCGGGGCTTTAAGGTGATCCCACCGAAATGGGCTATCGGCGGCGCACAGGCGGTCTGGATTGATCATCAACACGGAACTCTGCTCGGCGCGTCCGATCATCGCAAGGATGGTTGCGCGCTGGGGTACTGA
- a CDS encoding aspartate aminotransferase family protein — MTILLNSLEARDAAFVLHPYTNASQHLQDGPLVISKGDGIYIIDSDGNKYIEGLGGLFCASLGFSEQRLVDAAMRQMQELPFYHSFGGKSHETAIELAERLIRLAPVPMSKVFFANSGSEANDTALKLVWYYHNAIGKPEKKKVISRWRAYHGVTIASASLTGLPNNHRDFDLPIDGVLHTDCPEFYRYGLSGETEEEFATRCAASLENLILAEGPDTIGAFFAEPLMASGGCIVPPPTYYDKIQAVLKKYDILLIADEVICGFGRLGTMFGSESFGMQPDMISMAKQLSAAYQPISALMINEKVHAAIVAESEKIGTFGHGFTYSGHPVATAVALETLKIYEERDIVGHVKNVAPLFQRRLRALAEHPLVGNARGRGLIGTLELVRNKETKEPFSPANGVAIHAGKRAQAHGVVTRAMGDNYSLCPPLIIAEAQINDMFDRSEKALDDTYTWARANNLY, encoded by the coding sequence GTGACCATTCTTCTCAATTCCCTGGAAGCGCGCGACGCGGCGTTCGTTCTTCATCCCTATACGAATGCGTCCCAGCATTTGCAGGACGGTCCGCTTGTGATTTCCAAGGGAGATGGGATCTACATCATCGACAGCGACGGCAACAAGTATATCGAGGGACTCGGTGGACTGTTTTGCGCTTCGCTTGGCTTTAGCGAGCAACGGCTCGTCGACGCTGCCATGCGGCAAATGCAGGAATTGCCCTTTTATCACAGCTTTGGCGGCAAGTCGCATGAGACGGCTATCGAACTTGCCGAACGGCTGATCCGCCTTGCTCCGGTCCCGATGTCGAAGGTGTTCTTTGCCAATTCGGGTTCAGAGGCCAACGACACGGCTCTGAAACTCGTCTGGTACTACCACAATGCGATCGGCAAGCCGGAAAAGAAGAAAGTCATCTCCCGTTGGCGCGCCTATCATGGGGTGACGATTGCCTCCGCAAGTCTCACCGGATTGCCCAACAACCATCGCGATTTCGATCTGCCGATCGATGGGGTGCTTCATACCGATTGTCCTGAATTCTATCGCTATGGCCTTTCTGGCGAGACCGAGGAAGAATTCGCGACGCGTTGCGCCGCTTCGCTTGAGAATCTGATTCTTGCCGAGGGACCGGACACGATCGGCGCCTTCTTCGCCGAGCCATTGATGGCGTCTGGTGGCTGCATCGTTCCGCCACCGACCTATTACGACAAGATCCAGGCTGTACTTAAGAAGTACGATATCTTGCTGATCGCCGATGAGGTGATCTGTGGTTTCGGCCGGCTCGGCACGATGTTCGGCTCCGAGAGCTTCGGCATGCAGCCCGACATGATTTCCATGGCCAAGCAATTGTCGGCGGCATACCAGCCGATTTCCGCGCTGATGATCAACGAGAAGGTCCACGCGGCAATCGTCGCCGAAAGTGAAAAGATCGGCACCTTCGGGCATGGCTTTACCTATAGCGGGCACCCGGTCGCCACTGCAGTGGCCCTCGAGACCCTGAAAATCTACGAGGAAAGAGACATCGTAGGGCACGTCAAGAATGTCGCGCCGCTGTTTCAACGAAGACTCCGCGCGCTCGCAGAACATCCGCTCGTCGGAAACGCGCGTGGACGTGGCTTGATCGGTACGCTTGAGCTTGTCCGAAACAAGGAGACTAAGGAACCCTTCAGTCCGGCGAACGGCGTCGCGATACATGCCGGCAAGCGAGCACAGGCGCACGGTGTCGTCACCCGCGCCATGGGTGACAACTATTCTCTCTGCCCGCCCCTGATCATCGCGGAAGCGCAGATCAACGACATGTTCGACCGCTCGGAGAAGGCGCTCGATGATACTTATACATGGGCGCGCGCCAACAACCTCTATTGA
- a CDS encoding lysine/arginine/ornithine ABC transporter substrate-binding protein: MRKIELALASMILGAFAANSVHAQGKPTEITIATEGAYEPWNFTGPDGKLAGFEIDLANDLCGRMKIKCNIVAQDWDGLIPSLTAKKFDVIMASMIVTEKRLAVISFSEPYAPTAAAFMVEKSGPLANLPGTGTTIDLAGDKAKVEQELQPLRDALNGKAVGAQVSTANVAFLDTFFKDVVDPREYKTVEQHDLDLQAGRIDAVIAQTTSLTATLSKEDFKDYTIAGPTFTGGVFGQGIAAGLRKDDTELKAMLDEAIRAAKSDGTINTLAKKWMKIGLD, translated from the coding sequence ATGAGGAAAATCGAACTTGCACTCGCCAGCATGATTCTTGGCGCCTTCGCTGCGAACAGCGTCCACGCGCAGGGCAAGCCAACCGAAATCACCATCGCCACTGAAGGCGCCTACGAGCCCTGGAATTTCACAGGGCCCGACGGGAAGCTTGCCGGTTTTGAAATCGATCTCGCCAATGATCTTTGCGGCCGCATGAAGATCAAATGCAACATTGTCGCGCAGGACTGGGACGGACTCATCCCGTCGCTGACCGCCAAGAAGTTCGATGTCATCATGGCATCGATGATCGTCACGGAGAAGCGCCTTGCCGTCATCTCCTTCAGCGAACCCTACGCTCCAACCGCGGCAGCCTTCATGGTTGAAAAGTCGGGCCCGCTCGCCAATCTCCCCGGCACCGGAACGACCATCGATCTTGCGGGCGACAAAGCGAAGGTCGAACAGGAATTGCAGCCTCTTCGGGACGCCCTGAACGGCAAGGCTGTCGGCGCGCAGGTCTCCACAGCAAACGTCGCTTTCCTCGACACTTTTTTCAAGGATGTCGTCGATCCGCGCGAATACAAGACCGTCGAGCAACACGACCTCGATCTGCAGGCGGGTCGCATCGACGCCGTCATAGCGCAGACGACATCGCTCACCGCGACGCTGTCGAAGGAGGACTTCAAAGACTACACCATCGCCGGACCGACCTTCACCGGCGGGGTATTCGGCCAAGGTATCGCAGCCGGCCTTCGCAAGGACGACACCGAACTCAAGGCGATGCTTGATGAGGCGATCCGCGCGGCGAAGTCTGATGGGACCATCAACACGCTTGCAAAAAAGTGGATGAAGATCGGCCTCGACTGA
- the speB gene encoding agmatinase yields MPEILNLEELRARYGNASGADIFDPEFRKVADQVFGEGDSRQAPYCGVPTLLKAPLRQDAAPRFTDIDVALLGIPLDLGVTNRPGARFGPRAVRNVERVGPYDHVLRAVPAAHVRVADVGDVPFRSRFDLVSSHEDIERYVRGLVDAGVVPLSVGGDHSIGLPLLRAVGRDRPVGMIHIDAHCDTSGSFEGCKFHHGGPFRQAVLDGVLDPRRTIQIGIRGNSEYLWEFSYASGMTVIHAEEVEELGIKQVIEKARAVAGDGPTYVSFDVDALDPAFASGTGTPEVGGLTSTQALGILRGLSGLDIIGGDVVEVAPQYDPTTNTAQIAAQVLFEILCLAAEAIRIRASRQIEASR; encoded by the coding sequence ATGCCTGAGATCTTGAACCTTGAGGAACTCCGTGCCCGATACGGAAATGCGTCCGGGGCTGACATTTTCGACCCCGAGTTTCGCAAGGTCGCAGACCAGGTCTTCGGCGAAGGCGATAGCCGCCAGGCCCCCTATTGCGGTGTTCCAACATTGCTGAAAGCTCCTCTCCGGCAGGATGCTGCGCCCCGCTTCACAGATATCGATGTGGCACTTCTCGGCATCCCGTTGGATCTGGGCGTGACGAACCGCCCCGGTGCACGCTTCGGTCCCCGCGCCGTTCGCAACGTCGAGAGAGTAGGGCCGTATGACCACGTGTTGCGTGCGGTCCCCGCTGCCCACGTCCGTGTCGCAGATGTGGGCGATGTCCCCTTTCGCAGCCGATTCGACCTCGTTAGTTCGCACGAGGACATAGAGCGGTATGTTCGCGGTCTGGTCGACGCTGGCGTTGTGCCGCTCTCGGTTGGCGGTGATCACTCCATAGGACTGCCGTTGCTTCGCGCCGTCGGCCGCGATCGGCCAGTCGGCATGATCCACATCGATGCTCATTGCGATACGAGCGGCTCGTTTGAGGGCTGCAAGTTTCATCATGGCGGTCCGTTCCGGCAAGCCGTGCTTGACGGCGTGCTGGATCCCCGCCGGACAATCCAGATCGGTATCCGTGGCAATTCCGAGTATCTCTGGGAGTTCTCCTACGCCTCTGGAATGACCGTCATTCACGCCGAGGAGGTTGAAGAACTTGGCATCAAACAGGTGATCGAAAAGGCTCGCGCGGTGGCGGGCGACGGTCCGACCTACGTCAGCTTCGACGTGGATGCCCTGGACCCGGCATTTGCGTCAGGGACCGGCACACCGGAAGTGGGAGGGCTCACCTCCACCCAGGCGCTCGGCATCCTTCGCGGCCTTTCAGGTCTCGACATTATCGGCGGCGACGTCGTTGAGGTCGCGCCTCAATACGATCCGACAACGAATACGGCGCAGATCGCCGCTCAGGTTTTATTCGAGATCCTCTGCCTGGCCGCAGAGGCGATAAGGATCCGCGCGTCCCGGCAGATCGAGGCATCACGCTGA
- a CDS encoding GntR family transcriptional regulator — translation MTLTKNEPRATLRETTYARLKDLILTGQLRPSERLSENALAKRLGVSRTPLREALMKLEEEGLVVGQRNLGYTVSDLDITAFCNLLVVREALDVCAARLACVTATEEDLDRLRGVIAQMVELKESAADTPSDAARNLDLGLYIHRVILDAARNDALTRLSEQVYQQLRLALWLEVLWVDLEHTDLDEHRAIADAICARDPEAAEAAARAHVQSSLKNMSKLQRIWAHRRAVD, via the coding sequence TTGACACTCACCAAAAACGAGCCGCGCGCTACGCTGCGTGAAACGACATATGCTCGATTGAAGGATCTGATCCTCACCGGACAGCTGCGGCCCTCCGAGCGACTCTCCGAAAACGCTCTCGCAAAGAGGCTCGGTGTAAGCCGCACTCCTCTCCGCGAAGCGTTGATGAAGCTCGAAGAGGAAGGCCTGGTCGTCGGCCAAAGAAACCTCGGCTACACGGTTTCGGACTTGGACATCACCGCGTTCTGCAACCTCTTGGTTGTCAGGGAGGCGCTCGATGTGTGCGCGGCCCGGCTCGCGTGCGTCACGGCGACGGAAGAAGACCTCGATAGGCTCCGCGGGGTCATCGCGCAGATGGTCGAACTCAAGGAAAGTGCCGCCGACACTCCTTCAGATGCGGCGCGAAACCTTGATCTTGGTCTCTACATCCACCGCGTTATTCTGGACGCGGCGCGCAATGACGCACTCACTCGGTTGAGCGAGCAGGTCTATCAACAGCTTCGGCTGGCGCTCTGGCTCGAAGTTCTATGGGTAGACCTCGAACATACCGATTTGGATGAGCACCGGGCCATTGCTGATGCCATCTGCGCGCGCGACCCCGAGGCGGCCGAGGCGGCTGCGCGGGCGCATGTTCAGAGCTCACTAAAGAACATGTCGAAACTGCAGCGCATTTGGGCGCATCGGCGGGCTGTGGATTAA